In Osmerus mordax isolate fOsmMor3 chromosome 16, fOsmMor3.pri, whole genome shotgun sequence, the genomic stretch TCACAAATGCACGAATCTGTTGCGTGCTAGATAACACTAACCAGGAAGAGATCAGTCATTCATTCACAATACTATGTTTCGATATCAGATTTAACGCGAGCGTGGCTTtttgatttgtttatttatgtaGCCTACAATCTGCACGCGTTGTCGAAACTATGATCAGTTTGCCGTTCCGTCCCTGCCTGTCGTATTGAACCGAGGGATCAAGGAACGCTGGCCACCAGCATGATATCTGGAAGTCCTTGCGTTACTACCCACGCAGTTTACCCTATTAGCACGGAGATTAGCACTACTGATGTCCATTTATAACATAGCAGCGGTAAGCAAGCTGATGAGTAGAGGACGTCTACAAGGTAGATGGTCGCTGTTAACGTATCGGTGTGATGCATGGTCCGCTATTACATTTTTTGCCCCACTTTCCTAAATGGGAcatctccgtgtgtgtgtgtgtgtgtgtgtgcgtgtgtgtgtgcgcgcgcgcgcgtgtagTTAAACTACACTTAGCTTCGTTGTTTATCTTTAAGTTTGACAGTCAACGTTGTTGTGTTTCGATACACTGTCTgtcattgtacacacacagtaggatcTCATTTGATACATTCTCCTAATTAATACATTCATAGATGTGTTGATAATGTGACCCCCCCTCTCGGGCCAGGTGAGTGTTGATCATGTGACACCAGATGAATGTTGatcatgtgacccccccccccaggccagatgagtgttgatcatgtgacccccccccccccccccaggccagaAGAGTGTTGatcatgtgacccccccccccaggccagatgagtgttgatcatgtgacccccccaggccagatgagtgTTGATCATGTGACCCCCCTCCAGGCCAGATGAGTGTTGATCATGTGAcccccccaggccagatgagtgTTGGGACAGTGTACCCTGCTGCGGACGAGGCAGAGATGAGCCGTATCCACTACGAGCTGGAGTACACAGAGGGCATCAGCCAGCGCATGCGTATCCCCGACACCCTGAAGATGGGGCCAGAGGGCCAGGCAGGGGGGCTTTCCCCAGGGGCCCtggccccccaccccgccctgaTGCACGTGCCCGAGAGGATCGTGATCTCAGGTACGGAGGATCGGGGTGGGgggcgtgtgtgactgtgtgtatatgacggtgtgtgtgttccaggggacGATGTGGACTCGCGCTACTCCCGGCCCAGAGACCTGGACTTGATCCAGGCCACGCCTCCGCTGGACCTGCTGGGCATGAAGGCTCCTCCCCGGGTCCTCACACTGACGGAGCAGCCGCTGGACTCCCTGGAGACGGACCCCGCGCCCCCGGCCCCCACGCACCGCACGGTCaggacctccacccctcctccacacagacagtCTCCAGTGTCTCGGTGTCAGACCTCactctcaagaactttccttgccctcttccttcttccctccctccctccttctttccatcCTTACCtacatcctctccatccctccctcggcCCCTTCacgtccttcccctccctcccccctcacctacctccccccttcatgtcccttcctccaccctcccctcccccctcacctccctccccctcccctcccccctcacctccctcccccctcacctacctccccccttcatgtccctccctccctcccctccctcccccctcacctcccccctcacctacctccccccttcatgtccctccctccctcccccctcacctccctcccccctcacctacctccccccttcatgtccctccctcccccctcacctccctcccccctcccctccctcccccctcacctccctccaggCTCACTCCAGGTCGAGGAAGGAACGTAGTGCCACTGAGAGCCCAACTGTCCGTCACAGCAGCCCCGCCCACAGAGCAGACACCAGGtagactctccatctctctctctcctctctctcctctccatctctctctccatctctctctctctcctctcatctctctctcctctccatctctctcctctccatctctctctctctcctctccatctctctcctctccatctctctctctcctctccatctctctctcatctctctctcctccatctctctctctctcctctccatctctctcctctccatctctctcctctccatctctctcctctccatctctctctccatctctctcctctccatctcccccccctctctctttctccaggatAACAACTATACATTCTCTGTCTTCTGCCCCCCCAGCGTGACCCCGTCCCCCGCGGCCCCTGTGCGGGTGTGCCCCCCCCTGTGCACCCCGGAGGATGGAGCCCCCCTCTACTCAGCTGGGGGGGTGATGTCCTACATCCAGGCCACCACACGCCGGGCCTACCAGCAGGTCCTGGAGGCCCTGGAGGACGGACACCGCAGGTGAGctagggggaggggtgtgtgtgtgtgaggtgtgtgtgtgtgtgtgtgaggtgtgtgtgtgtgtgaggtgtgtggaagAAGAAGAGTAGCGGTACTGATGCTGGTGCTACTACCTCCCTGCTGAGTTGACCTAATAACCAAAGCATGAATCTGCTGATCTAatgggatatgtgtgtgtggttataggGCACAGCTGGACATGACCTTGGATATGACCCCTGATGACTCTGGATTGGTGGATGCTTCAACACTACGACGACAGGTAGGCAGTCGTGACCAAACGTTcacagtgcctgtgtgtgagtgatcctTGGCTTCCTGTGTTTctctaaaagtgtgtgtgtccgtgtgtttgtgtcctcgtgtgtgtgtgtgtgtgtgtcctcgtgtgtgtgtgtgtgtgcgctcctcCTCCAGATCGTGAAGCTGAACCGGCGCCTCcagctcctggaggaggagaacaaggAGCGTTCCAGGAGAGAGCTGCTGCTCTACTCCGCCACCGTGGCCTTCTGGCTCCTCAACACGTGGGTCTGGTTCCGACGCTAGAGCCACCGTGCGGAACTGGCAGGACCGGGGTTCTGGGGTACGAGGTCGGCAGAACTAGCTACCTCCCCACCCTCTTCAGATCGTCATCATCAAGTGTCAAAGTTTATATCTAAATCTAGAGATGCCATAGCATGTGTCTGAATGTCTTTACCATAGCCCCACTCCCCTTTTAGGGTCTagaacccccctctcccctcccacttaTGGGGAGTGGGGATTCTAGAATTTACAGGGGGGCATTCTAGAGCTGatagaatccccccccccaatgagTTCTAGAATCCCCCGTCCTCATATAGGGTCCagacccacccctaccccctgTAAGGTCTAAAACTGACCCCCTCCCTGATAGGGTCCAGAACCCCCATTTCACCCCTGCCCTCCATCACCCTGTTATTACAATAACTGAAGGGTTTTTGAGTTTTAGGTAATATGACTCTCATCTTACCTCTGTTATTTCCTTCAGTCTCCTGTTTTTCTGAATGGAATTACAGCACAGGTTTGTCTCCGTATGAAGggagtatcagaatcagaatgggatttattcgccatgaaagtttgcacagacaaggaatttgctttggcaggaaggtgcatacaataaacatatacctaaaatttaaatatgtggactaactatactaaggggaAAAAAAGCACTGTTTGAATGTTGTTATAGTATTACGGTCCTTTCTGTGTAGAATCTAAATATCATATTTTTATGGAATATTGCAATAAATATGCATATGGAGTTGTATGTATCataaaataatatatttcatCATATTATTGACTGGAAACTATTATGCCAAATGTGATGGCTGTCTATTC encodes the following:
- the LOC136959254 gene encoding mitochondrial fission factor homolog A-like; the encoded protein is MSVGTVYPAADEAEMSRIHYELEYTEGISQRMRIPDTLKMGPEGQAGGLSPGALAPHPALMHVPERIVISGDDVDSRYSRPRDLDLIQATPPLDLLGMKAPPRVLTLTEQPLDSLETDPAPPAPTHRTAHSRSRKERSATESPTVRHSSPAHRADTSVTPSPAAPVRVCPPLCTPEDGAPLYSAGGVMSYIQATTRRAYQQVLEALEDGHRRAQLDMTLDMTPDDSGLVDASTLRRQIVKLNRRLQLLEEENKERSRRELLLYSATVAFWLLNTWVWFRR